Proteins from one Gimesia maris genomic window:
- a CDS encoding tRNA dihydrouridine synthase, with product MSIIQWSTTETKEIQIGGRVLASRYFLAPLAGYTQHAFRVAIRELGGVGLCTTDLVLASHLLSGSRKSKALLTTSPADRPLTIQIFGGITAELVAAARWLEQHGYAAVDLNMGCPMAKINGNGGGARIMCAPDAACQLVAEVVDAVSIPVTVKMRLGWDRDSITAPLLAREFEQAGVAAITVHGRTRNQGFGGTVDLQGIRQTVEAVQQIPVIGNGDVCTVEDAFRMREQTGCEAVSIGRGAMLDPWIFRKISQAVRDEPVTEPTRDEQIQFLERHFSLMFEQHELYGCRLIRKFAAWYGARLGIPEDLEDRLRRLESDEEFKDIIEQIRLRHGERDSSVPTALIKTPNGPVERW from the coding sequence ATGTCAATTATCCAGTGGAGTACTACGGAAACTAAGGAAATCCAGATCGGGGGGCGGGTTCTCGCCTCACGTTATTTCCTGGCGCCCCTGGCGGGTTATACGCAGCACGCCTTTCGGGTTGCCATTCGTGAACTGGGAGGCGTGGGGCTTTGCACGACAGATCTGGTACTCGCGTCGCATCTGCTCTCAGGCAGCCGCAAATCGAAGGCGCTGCTGACGACTTCTCCCGCCGACCGACCTTTGACAATTCAGATCTTTGGAGGCATCACGGCGGAACTGGTTGCCGCAGCCCGCTGGCTGGAACAGCATGGTTATGCCGCAGTCGATCTCAATATGGGCTGTCCCATGGCCAAGATTAATGGCAACGGAGGGGGGGCCCGCATCATGTGTGCCCCGGATGCCGCCTGCCAACTGGTCGCGGAGGTGGTCGATGCCGTATCTATCCCCGTAACGGTTAAGATGCGACTGGGCTGGGATCGCGATTCGATTACCGCACCGCTTTTAGCGCGAGAATTTGAGCAGGCAGGTGTAGCCGCGATTACGGTTCACGGACGCACCCGCAATCAGGGCTTTGGGGGAACCGTGGATCTGCAGGGAATCAGGCAGACTGTCGAAGCCGTTCAGCAGATCCCCGTGATTGGTAACGGAGATGTCTGTACTGTTGAGGATGCATTTCGGATGCGCGAACAGACCGGATGTGAAGCGGTCTCCATTGGCCGTGGTGCCATGCTGGATCCCTGGATTTTTCGAAAGATATCACAGGCAGTTCGTGATGAGCCGGTGACGGAACCGACCAGGGACGAACAGATCCAATTCCTGGAACGCCACTTCAGTCTGATGTTTGAGCAGCATGAACTGTATGGCTGTCGTCTGATCCGCAAGTTTGCCGCCTGGTATGGTGCCCGCCTGGGAATTCCGGAAGATCTGGAGGACCGGCTGCGGCGTCTGGAGTCCGACGAGGAGTTTAAGGACATCATCGAACAGATTCGCCTGCGGCACGGCGAGCGGGATTCATCGGTTCCGACCGCGTTGATAAAGACACCCAACGGTCCGGTCGAACGCTGGTAA
- a CDS encoding cyclophilin type peptidylprolyl isomerase → MISKFIDNLWRPRRSKHHRRQKATTAPLAATEKLEDRTLLSGQDLVAFAQALTAANVTLYGAAWQAETTEQKALLEDGAQFLQFIEITDANRDLNASASEAGISDINFLQPVWKLNDGTLIDGSTINSVADLAAETGIAIPQSDDPFLKAIADQNFYSGTALHIALDGYDSENSDILYTVDSSNTDISAQILSGNRSIRISVAGYGDMVFELFEERAPRAAERIIELAESGYYDNQIFDMIINGMIQGGDHSESGLVDSGLGYFDDQFHPELQHVQSGLLSMYKPAPTPDTGEIESSKTPTTTDDQNDSRFSITGGYSRKYDFQNTIFGFLTEGEDVRQALSNISTTDGVPDFTIKIETIDVFSDLENGTLVLTAAEGYTGTSTITITAQDQDGNTTQRTFQVTATPDSFNAHNWYENANPYLNDIPDLQVAPGNSIQYQLTATDVDITAPNGNNFYFFYDQDKLGSRQLAVPVTANPLLPYSVNLTTGLLTVSPNAGLTPGIYEITVAVGFQQTSPSDPNYEANFRDLQDYQVITVIVGTPPVANNDFFALQGDTPAPINLLTNDIDIDGTLDLTSIEIVEQPAHGTVTVNDDGTVNYIADGSGYMGLGSFTYRMKDDLGLYSNTATVNFSIAPEGVILVTTLSDNLNATDKKVSIREAMLAANNDSISDVSPKGNGADIIMFDPALFDGQENTINLSAMLPIIDDVSIIAPTSEAGTPLLTLNMTSANRHFNITDDDANVLEVSLQNLKLTNGQRTGSTNVNGGSIFNAEHLVLINSELMNNHTVNGYGGAIYNTGTLEISNSLFQNNSSILSSGGAIASIGGSVTLTNTTLDNNSVEGHGGGLYASNANVSLINSTLSLNSVSMGSGGGLYQLNGELTINGSRIVGNDSQSQSGGGGLYIDSATTLITGSTIHDNHSSGTAGGLIQFAGDLTVHSSTISENSAVLGNGGGIFNGAYTSLIINSTISGNTASEYGAGIYYSDPQGFISTAIHNSTIADNHAGSYGGGVFSAGYAAPVNNSIIADNTAFDDGADVYGYLSGSYSLIESTSGVDTFATTNFILGQDPGLLPLGDYGGLTQTHALNSSSVAIDAGNPAFDGSAFDPALTLDQRGFNRVIDSNNDSIVRVDMGAFEAEGIQGSADLTVKWQSTNVGTSGQTGSLPTNADFIDEFNPVIVEIWVSISNSSNYGLVSAQVDFGFDATYLTADSIDYGPGFNLSQTGIIDNETGTITGLGAATDLSDYGAETLVLLARVRLTVKQVPLNADGEYIHPVADLNFQISNSILTSSQGDATVTEGSAVNLTLVPALYDLNDDGAINYRDLIAFVGVYNKSPGSPDADLAWAADFDRSGKVDYRDLILMVSNYGKVQGSGSLLVYPSNYSEVWQQDFLLASLINAEESDAPAITTDEVEPVLEAAKQQLAAVYDESVTETLSDVKIEIVELPQNQLAKADAVNNTIYLDVNAAGWGWFVDETPFLNEEFNASTAGLFDAKLFSNASGHIDLLTVLLHELNHLLGHEHSPDSLLMQSELSPGERKLPADSDLEATDDFFGGFQTADFDGIN, encoded by the coding sequence ATGATCTCGAAATTCATCGATAATCTATGGCGTCCACGGCGAAGTAAACATCATCGTCGGCAGAAAGCCACAACTGCCCCCCTCGCCGCCACAGAAAAACTGGAAGACCGCACTCTGCTCAGTGGGCAGGACCTGGTTGCTTTCGCACAAGCTCTCACTGCTGCGAATGTAACACTCTATGGAGCCGCCTGGCAGGCTGAGACTACAGAACAAAAAGCGCTGCTGGAAGATGGGGCGCAGTTTCTGCAGTTTATCGAAATCACCGATGCGAATCGTGATTTAAACGCCAGTGCGAGTGAAGCAGGGATCAGTGATATCAACTTCCTGCAGCCCGTCTGGAAACTGAATGATGGAACTCTGATCGACGGCAGCACAATTAATTCCGTGGCAGACCTGGCAGCAGAAACCGGTATTGCGATCCCTCAATCAGACGATCCTTTCCTGAAAGCGATTGCCGACCAGAATTTTTATTCAGGAACGGCACTGCATATTGCCCTGGATGGCTACGACTCTGAAAATAGCGACATTCTCTATACGGTCGATTCCAGCAATACCGATATTTCAGCACAGATCCTGTCTGGAAACCGCAGTATCCGGATCTCAGTTGCAGGCTATGGTGATATGGTCTTTGAACTATTCGAAGAGCGTGCTCCCCGTGCCGCGGAACGGATTATCGAACTGGCCGAAAGCGGTTATTACGATAATCAGATCTTCGACATGATCATCAATGGCATGATTCAGGGGGGAGATCATTCCGAATCGGGGCTGGTCGACTCCGGTTTGGGCTATTTTGACGATCAGTTTCACCCGGAACTACAACACGTACAATCCGGCCTGCTCTCGATGTATAAGCCAGCCCCCACCCCTGACACAGGAGAAATAGAAAGCAGCAAGACTCCGACCACAACCGATGACCAGAACGACTCTCGCTTCTCGATCACAGGTGGTTACTCTCGAAAGTATGATTTCCAGAATACCATTTTTGGCTTCCTGACTGAGGGGGAGGACGTTCGACAAGCGTTGAGCAACATCTCAACCACGGATGGTGTCCCCGACTTTACGATCAAAATAGAAACCATCGACGTCTTTTCCGATCTGGAGAATGGCACATTGGTGTTGACGGCGGCAGAAGGCTATACCGGAACATCCACCATCACAATCACAGCCCAGGACCAGGATGGAAATACCACACAGCGTACCTTTCAGGTGACTGCCACTCCCGATTCATTCAACGCACACAATTGGTATGAGAATGCCAATCCCTATCTGAATGACATTCCTGATCTGCAGGTTGCTCCTGGTAATTCGATTCAGTATCAACTGACTGCCACAGATGTCGACATCACTGCGCCGAATGGCAATAACTTCTATTTTTTTTATGATCAGGACAAGTTAGGTTCTCGCCAACTGGCGGTTCCGGTCACCGCTAATCCATTACTACCTTATTCCGTCAATCTGACCACTGGCTTACTGACCGTGAGCCCGAATGCGGGGCTCACACCCGGGATCTATGAGATTACCGTTGCCGTGGGATTCCAGCAGACCAGTCCAAGTGATCCCAATTACGAAGCGAACTTTCGTGATCTGCAGGACTATCAGGTCATCACTGTCATCGTCGGCACTCCACCTGTAGCAAATAACGACTTTTTTGCACTGCAGGGTGATACTCCGGCCCCCATTAATCTTCTGACAAACGATATAGACATTGATGGCACTTTAGACCTGACTTCCATCGAAATTGTCGAACAGCCCGCACACGGCACTGTGACCGTGAATGATGATGGTACGGTCAATTACATCGCCGATGGTTCCGGTTACATGGGACTGGGGTCGTTTACGTATCGTATGAAAGACGACCTGGGGCTGTATTCCAATACGGCAACGGTAAACTTCTCGATCGCCCCGGAAGGAGTGATCCTGGTCACAACGCTTTCAGATAATCTTAATGCAACAGACAAAAAGGTTTCGATACGTGAAGCCATGTTGGCGGCCAACAATGATTCCATATCTGATGTATCTCCGAAAGGGAATGGGGCCGACATCATCATGTTTGACCCGGCGTTATTCGACGGCCAGGAAAATACGATTAACCTGTCTGCGATGCTCCCCATCATTGACGATGTCTCCATCATTGCACCGACGTCTGAAGCAGGTACACCTTTGCTGACGTTAAACATGACGTCTGCAAACCGCCATTTTAATATCACAGATGATGACGCGAACGTTCTGGAAGTCAGTCTGCAGAACCTGAAGCTGACCAATGGCCAGCGCACCGGCTCTACTAACGTAAACGGAGGTTCCATCTTTAATGCAGAACACCTGGTTCTGATCAACAGCGAACTGATGAATAACCATACTGTAAACGGTTACGGCGGTGCGATATACAACACGGGAACCCTGGAAATCAGTAACTCCTTATTTCAGAACAATTCCTCAATATTATCTTCGGGGGGAGCCATCGCCAGCATAGGCGGATCGGTCACGTTGACGAACACGACTCTGGACAACAACAGCGTGGAAGGCCATGGAGGTGGACTATACGCTTCTAATGCCAATGTTTCGCTCATTAACAGCACACTCTCTCTGAATTCGGTCTCTATGGGTAGTGGCGGCGGACTCTATCAGTTGAATGGTGAGTTGACCATCAACGGTTCCCGGATCGTTGGCAACGATTCGCAAAGTCAGTCAGGTGGGGGGGGACTTTATATTGATTCGGCAACCACTCTCATCACCGGCTCCACAATCCATGACAATCATAGTTCCGGAACAGCCGGTGGCCTGATCCAGTTTGCAGGAGACTTGACGGTACATAGCAGTACAATTTCGGAGAATTCTGCAGTACTGGGGAATGGGGGTGGAATTTTTAATGGCGCTTATACTTCACTCATCATCAACAGCACCATTTCCGGAAATACAGCAAGTGAATACGGTGCTGGAATTTATTATTCCGATCCACAAGGTTTTATCAGTACCGCCATTCACAACAGTACTATCGCCGATAATCACGCCGGCAGTTATGGTGGGGGAGTCTTCTCTGCCGGCTATGCTGCCCCCGTCAACAACAGCATCATCGCTGACAATACTGCGTTTGATGATGGTGCAGACGTGTATGGATACCTGTCAGGCAGCTACAGCCTGATTGAAAGTACCAGTGGTGTCGACACCTTTGCTACAACAAATTTCATTCTGGGCCAGGATCCGGGTTTACTCCCGTTGGGTGATTATGGCGGGCTGACTCAGACCCATGCATTGAACTCCAGCAGCGTTGCGATTGATGCGGGAAATCCTGCCTTTGATGGCAGTGCCTTTGATCCGGCACTCACACTCGACCAGAGAGGCTTCAACCGCGTTATCGACAGCAATAATGACTCGATCGTCCGGGTTGATATGGGCGCTTTTGAAGCAGAAGGCATTCAGGGGAGTGCGGATCTGACTGTTAAATGGCAGTCTACCAATGTCGGTACTTCCGGTCAGACAGGATCACTTCCCACCAACGCCGATTTTATTGATGAGTTTAACCCGGTCATCGTCGAAATCTGGGTCAGCATCAGCAATTCCTCGAATTATGGACTCGTTTCAGCCCAGGTCGACTTCGGTTTTGATGCGACTTACCTGACGGCGGATTCGATTGACTATGGTCCTGGTTTTAATTTGAGCCAGACTGGCATTATCGATAATGAAACAGGAACCATCACTGGACTGGGCGCTGCCACAGACCTCTCTGACTATGGCGCGGAAACACTGGTCCTGCTGGCGCGGGTACGACTGACCGTCAAACAGGTTCCTTTAAATGCCGATGGAGAATACATCCATCCGGTTGCAGATTTGAATTTTCAGATTTCAAACAGCATTCTGACTTCCTCGCAGGGCGATGCCACAGTGACCGAAGGATCTGCCGTGAATCTCACTCTGGTTCCGGCACTCTATGATCTGAATGATGATGGAGCCATTAACTACCGCGACCTGATTGCCTTTGTTGGAGTTTATAACAAGAGTCCCGGCAGTCCCGATGCAGACCTTGCCTGGGCCGCTGACTTTGACCGATCTGGCAAAGTCGATTATCGAGACCTGATCCTGATGGTGTCGAACTATGGGAAAGTGCAGGGAAGCGGAAGTCTTCTTGTTTATCCATCCAATTATTCAGAAGTCTGGCAACAGGATTTCCTGCTGGCATCACTGATTAATGCAGAGGAATCGGATGCCCCGGCGATCACCACAGATGAAGTGGAACCGGTTCTCGAAGCGGCAAAACAGCAACTCGCCGCAGTGTATGATGAGTCTGTCACTGAAACACTTTCCGATGTAAAAATTGAAATTGTAGAGTTACCTCAAAACCAGCTGGCCAAAGCTGATGCAGTAAATAACACCATCTACCTTGATGTCAATGCGGCAGGTTGGGGATGGTTTGTCGACGAGACTCCGTTCCTGAATGAAGAATTTAATGCCTCAACGGCTGGTCTGTTTGATGCCAAATTGTTCAGCAATGCTTCTGGACACATCGATTTATTGACCGTTCTCCTGCATGAATTGAATCATCTGCTTGGCCACGAACATTCTCCAGACAGCCTACTGATGCAATCAGAATTGTCTCCGGGAGAACGTAAACTCCCTGCAGATAGTGATCTGGAAGCAACAGACGACTTTTTTGGCGGTTTTCAGACTGCTGACTTTGACGGGATCAACTGA
- a CDS encoding GEVED domain-containing protein, whose translation MMFTRTKRRHQPGRIGSFLNQLLKGRNKRLRNQRVYSLTNSYSTVECLEDRTLLSAGNSLPPGGSYSITEDGREIPPPTILVSAQTEAENRAATPASEEEKEISSKDLGQIENPVDYLSFATNENETIGTTGSNDSLGTAELITGFGTGLDDDPEVDLAGFLANAGTQTFFPFPEDDGSITLANNLGLSLGGQIQIFGATIGNGPHGSAGTDTGDFDFYQLSGVQAGELITISVEDATQFFGLDPIVAIYSSSGNLLAFDDDGGNFLDSFLTYTAPLDGDYYVMVGGFGTGLPLDPFDPASGGGVGTNSSSEGTYDLTIGLNAVDVDYYAVELEAGDILGANVFGAGQTVSLYGPSGTLLFESSRFLSDLYPDDSPLPGDGNASASIVAATTGTYYISVTGVYGLYDLELRAFRPELETQLADTAAVQTLYIDFDGATVDPSIFNEFLPSSDAALSPLSSFLANWGLSAADEEAVIRAIMATVEENFADIGVQGNNGEYFDPVTGAVIGNPGDYGIRILNSWDNPGLDEFNTPNLSRVIVGGTINELGISTIGIAESIDVGNFDTTESAVVLLDLLSSTNPAVSDSLNNIIRNFSSTITDLIGVAVGNIVAHEAGHFFGLWHTNNFNSSAQIIDQGGNIGNIIGLGADGFFGTADDTDVDFGTDFLTSSFTGSQDSINTLAFGLSTAANYGLDFGDAPDPYPTLLGDPADTTEGGARHILGAGLTLGSTVDYELDGQPSSDALGDGLDEDGVVFLDPDDNLTTSISASDAFATIEVTASGDGYLQGWIDFNRNGVWEDSEQIVTDLFVTAGVNSISFAVPTGSDFEIGDTYARFRLSTQAGLGVTGLAPDGEVEDYQISLTETRRGVIYFDPDEYESGDLINIVVTDGDLADAATVNVTVTSTGGDSETVVLTATGFGRFEGTIQSSPGTLVVGNGVLEVVFGETITAAYADADTGEGQPGNYLGEFVPTGLLNSPRDLVFGPNGNLYVSNGFETNGSDNSVERFNGQTGEAEGSFVIPGSGGIRVPNGMAFGPDGNLYVASSGTSQILRYDGQTGAIIGSGVFASLPSQSQPRFITFGPDGNLYVGTTGLQKRVYQIDFLTGAVSTFVDAIELNGDAPYGLAFDAAGNLFVASFGNNEILKFDSNGDAVPGGPFIAAGTGGLANPRGLTIGPDGMLYVANGATESILRFDPVTGNLVDSGSYTFGTTIQLPYGVTFGPDNNLYVVDTDTGTVLRFAGPLGTLTPEIITNTALIVANNGVDFGDAPPTFPNLAVDPHGEGAQHALNANGLHLGAGVSADANGKESPDANLDNLDDGVLLNPVIAGDTASTVTILSSGSGFIDAWMDFNGDGDWNDPGEKILSSHAVVAGANSVSFVVPPTVAVANIAARFRLSSAGGLSATGKAADGEVEDYLVTVLPQGSTGLLPDPNRPGQTALFITGTQANDNIFLSQTSGTNIIMVRINGVNLGEYTPTGGVYIWGLAGNDTIIVDDTFYNRETMIFGGLGNDFLQGGWGNDILVGGDGNDTLEGGPDGFDILIGGAGSDFIRGHNEQLYTNYGSNGDILIGGSTVYDNGITQLFGIYQEWISADPFGDRVNSIRTRVENAAAGVNNIRLDNTTVFDDGELDQLYGAVARGDDWFLLDLGLDINNAGGNDIRE comes from the coding sequence ATGATGTTTACGAGAACTAAACGTCGTCACCAGCCTGGTCGAATCGGTTCTTTTCTCAATCAGCTCCTCAAAGGGCGCAATAAACGATTGAGAAATCAACGTGTATATTCACTGACCAACTCTTACTCAACTGTAGAGTGTCTGGAAGACAGGACACTTCTATCGGCTGGAAACTCTCTGCCGCCTGGAGGCAGCTATAGCATCACAGAAGATGGTCGTGAGATTCCCCCCCCCACGATACTGGTTTCCGCACAAACAGAGGCAGAAAATCGGGCCGCGACACCTGCTTCTGAAGAAGAAAAAGAAATCAGCAGCAAAGATCTGGGACAAATTGAAAACCCTGTTGATTATCTTTCTTTTGCCACAAATGAAAACGAAACCATTGGTACGACTGGTTCGAACGACTCTCTGGGCACCGCAGAATTAATTACCGGCTTCGGAACAGGTTTGGATGACGACCCGGAAGTCGATCTGGCAGGATTTCTGGCGAATGCAGGTACCCAAACATTTTTCCCGTTTCCCGAAGATGATGGTTCCATTACTCTGGCAAATAATTTAGGGCTGAGTCTTGGTGGTCAAATACAAATTTTTGGAGCCACAATCGGAAATGGGCCGCATGGAAGTGCTGGAACCGACACAGGTGACTTCGATTTTTATCAGCTGTCTGGAGTCCAGGCTGGTGAGTTAATTACCATTTCCGTAGAAGATGCCACACAATTCTTTGGTTTGGATCCGATCGTTGCCATCTACAGCAGTTCCGGTAATCTCCTGGCTTTTGATGATGATGGAGGTAACTTTCTCGATAGTTTCCTGACCTACACAGCTCCCCTGGACGGGGATTATTATGTCATGGTGGGGGGATTTGGTACTGGCCTTCCTCTTGATCCCTTTGATCCTGCCAGTGGTGGCGGAGTAGGAACCAATTCAAGTTCCGAAGGTACGTATGATCTGACAATCGGCCTGAATGCGGTCGATGTTGACTATTATGCCGTCGAACTGGAAGCAGGTGATATTCTGGGTGCCAACGTCTTTGGGGCCGGACAAACGGTCTCGCTGTATGGTCCCTCAGGAACTTTATTATTCGAATCCTCTCGATTTCTGAGTGATCTCTACCCCGATGACAGTCCTTTACCCGGTGATGGAAATGCTTCTGCTTCTATCGTAGCAGCAACCACGGGTACCTATTATATCAGTGTAACAGGCGTTTATGGACTGTATGATCTTGAGTTACGGGCCTTCCGTCCTGAGTTGGAAACGCAACTGGCCGATACCGCTGCAGTTCAGACACTCTACATCGACTTCGATGGTGCTACCGTTGACCCATCCATCTTCAATGAATTTTTACCATCTTCAGATGCAGCGCTCTCTCCTCTGAGTTCATTTCTTGCTAACTGGGGACTGTCAGCCGCAGACGAAGAAGCCGTGATCAGGGCGATTATGGCCACGGTCGAAGAAAACTTTGCAGACATTGGGGTGCAGGGAAATAACGGGGAATACTTTGATCCTGTAACCGGTGCTGTGATCGGTAATCCTGGTGATTACGGAATCCGAATTCTCAACAGCTGGGATAATCCTGGTTTGGACGAATTTAATACTCCCAATCTCAGTCGCGTGATCGTCGGCGGTACTATCAATGAACTGGGAATCAGCACGATTGGGATTGCAGAATCGATTGACGTCGGAAACTTTGACACAACTGAATCTGCGGTTGTTCTGCTCGATTTACTCAGTAGTACAAACCCTGCCGTTTCCGATTCACTGAATAATATTATCCGAAACTTTTCCTCTACCATTACGGATCTGATTGGAGTTGCGGTTGGAAACATTGTCGCTCACGAAGCAGGACACTTCTTCGGTTTGTGGCATACCAACAACTTCAATTCATCGGCTCAGATTATTGACCAGGGTGGGAATATTGGGAATATTATTGGCCTGGGTGCCGATGGTTTCTTCGGCACCGCTGACGACACGGATGTAGATTTTGGAACAGATTTTCTGACTTCTTCGTTCACCGGTTCCCAGGACAGTATTAATACACTGGCATTTGGTTTATCGACGGCCGCGAATTACGGTCTGGATTTTGGGGATGCCCCTGATCCTTACCCGACATTACTGGGCGATCCAGCGGACACTACTGAAGGTGGTGCCCGTCACATACTCGGGGCGGGCCTGACTCTGGGGTCAACTGTTGACTACGAACTTGACGGTCAGCCCAGCAGTGACGCATTAGGTGACGGACTCGACGAAGATGGTGTGGTCTTTCTGGATCCCGATGACAATTTAACCACAAGCATTTCTGCCAGTGATGCATTTGCGACGATCGAAGTCACTGCTTCAGGAGATGGTTACCTGCAGGGCTGGATCGACTTTAACCGCAACGGCGTCTGGGAAGACAGCGAACAGATTGTTACCGATCTCTTCGTCACAGCAGGCGTAAACTCCATTTCCTTTGCGGTTCCCACGGGATCTGACTTTGAGATTGGTGATACGTATGCCCGTTTCCGCTTAAGTACCCAGGCCGGACTGGGTGTAACCGGACTGGCACCAGATGGTGAAGTCGAAGATTACCAGATCAGCCTGACTGAAACTCGTAGAGGTGTTATCTACTTTGATCCTGACGAATACGAATCTGGCGATCTGATCAATATCGTAGTGACAGACGGAGACCTGGCAGACGCCGCGACCGTCAATGTGACCGTAACATCCACTGGCGGTGATTCGGAAACGGTCGTCTTGACAGCAACCGGCTTTGGCAGATTCGAGGGAACAATTCAATCGTCACCAGGTACACTTGTTGTTGGAAACGGCGTACTTGAAGTTGTCTTTGGCGAAACGATTACAGCGGCTTACGCAGACGCCGATACTGGAGAAGGTCAGCCAGGTAACTATCTGGGAGAATTTGTCCCAACTGGATTATTAAACAGTCCACGTGATCTGGTCTTTGGGCCTAATGGCAATCTGTATGTCAGCAATGGATTTGAAACCAATGGTTCAGACAACTCAGTCGAGCGGTTTAATGGCCAGACAGGTGAAGCAGAAGGATCGTTTGTCATTCCTGGCTCAGGTGGCATTAGAGTTCCGAACGGCATGGCATTCGGCCCTGATGGAAACCTGTATGTCGCCAGCTCTGGCACCAGTCAAATCTTGCGGTACGATGGTCAGACGGGGGCCATTATCGGATCGGGGGTATTTGCTTCCCTGCCTTCACAGTCGCAACCTCGCTTCATTACATTTGGCCCTGATGGAAACCTGTATGTAGGAACAACCGGGTTACAAAAACGAGTTTATCAAATCGATTTCCTGACCGGTGCAGTCAGCACCTTTGTAGATGCCATTGAGTTGAATGGTGATGCCCCTTATGGTCTGGCCTTTGATGCAGCCGGAAACCTGTTTGTCGCCAGCTTCGGTAACAATGAGATCCTGAAATTCGATTCCAACGGCGACGCAGTACCCGGCGGGCCATTTATCGCTGCCGGAACCGGTGGGCTGGCGAATCCACGCGGCCTGACTATCGGACCGGACGGAATGCTTTATGTTGCCAACGGCGCCACCGAAAGTATCCTGCGATTTGATCCGGTCACAGGTAACCTGGTTGACAGTGGCAGCTACACATTTGGAACCACGATTCAACTACCTTATGGTGTCACCTTTGGTCCGGATAACAACCTGTATGTCGTCGATACGGACACAGGAACCGTCTTGAGATTTGCCGGTCCGTTAGGAACTCTGACTCCAGAAATTATTACTAATACCGCATTGATCGTTGCCAACAATGGGGTCGATTTTGGAGATGCCCCTCCTACCTTCCCGAACCTGGCAGTTGACCCGCACGGGGAAGGCGCACAACATGCACTCAACGCGAACGGACTACACCTGGGTGCAGGTGTGTCTGCAGATGCGAATGGTAAGGAATCGCCGGATGCGAACCTGGACAACTTGGACGACGGAGTTCTGTTAAACCCCGTCATTGCCGGCGATACGGCTTCTACCGTCACGATTCTTTCTTCAGGCAGTGGTTTTATTGATGCATGGATGGACTTCAACGGAGACGGGGACTGGAATGACCCTGGTGAAAAAATCCTGAGTAGCCATGCTGTCGTTGCTGGCGCCAATTCTGTTTCCTTCGTCGTTCCGCCCACTGTGGCTGTCGCGAATATTGCTGCCCGCTTCCGATTAAGTTCTGCAGGCGGATTATCCGCAACGGGGAAAGCAGCCGATGGTGAAGTGGAAGATTACCTGGTTACTGTATTGCCGCAAGGTTCCACTGGATTATTGCCTGACCCGAATCGTCCGGGACAGACAGCTCTGTTCATCACAGGGACTCAAGCCAATGATAATATCTTTCTTTCTCAGACCTCTGGAACCAATATTATTATGGTCCGGATCAACGGCGTAAATCTGGGTGAATACACACCCACGGGCGGCGTCTATATCTGGGGTCTGGCTGGAAATGACACCATCATTGTCGACGACACCTTCTACAATCGGGAAACGATGATCTTTGGTGGCCTGGGGAATGACTTCCTGCAGGGCGGCTGGGGAAATGATATTCTGGTCGGCGGCGACGGTAATGATACCCTGGAAGGCGGACCTGACGGATTCGATATCTTGATCGGTGGTGCCGGTTCAGACTTTATTCGCGGCCATAACGAACAGCTTTACACGAACTACGGCTCAAATGGCGACATTCTGATTGGTGGTTCTACTGTTTACGATAACGGTATCACCCAGTTATTTGGAATTTACCAGGAATGGATCTCTGCTGATCCATTCGGCGATCGCGTAAACAGCATTCGTACCCGTGTGGAAAATGCTGCCGCTGGTGTGAATAACATCAGGCTCGACAATACAACCGTCTTCGATGATGGCGAACTCGATCAGCTCTACGGTGCCGTTGCCCGTGGCGATGACTGGTTCCTGCTGGATCTGGGACTGGACATCAACAACGCAGGTGGCAACGATATTCGTGAATAA